One window from the genome of Variovorax sp. PAMC26660 encodes:
- a CDS encoding 2-dehydropantoate 2-reductase, with the protein MKICIYGAGAIGGWIGVGLAQAGQRLNVVARGATLEALQRDGLSLMRGDVRTRVPVNAVADPEALGAQDLVVIAVKAPALAGVAERIGPLIGPDTLVLVAMNGVPWWFLEGGFGGEITGRRLAAVDPEGAIAKAIPAHNVIGCVVHASCSLDGPGVVRHHFGNGLIVGEPSGEATPRVQKLVELLKSTGIDTTLSPQIQKDVWFKLWGNMTVNPISALTGATTDLIMGDDYVRGFISAVMLEAKEIGRRIGIEITQSPEDRHAVTMKLGAFKTSMLQDVEAGRSVELDALVTVVRELGVLTGVATPFTDALLGLARLRTRQLGLY; encoded by the coding sequence ATGAAGATTTGTATTTACGGCGCTGGCGCCATCGGCGGCTGGATCGGCGTTGGCCTGGCGCAAGCGGGCCAGCGGCTCAACGTGGTGGCGCGCGGCGCCACGCTCGAGGCGCTGCAACGCGACGGCCTCTCGCTGATGCGCGGCGACGTGCGCACGCGCGTGCCAGTCAACGCAGTGGCCGACCCCGAAGCGCTCGGCGCGCAAGACCTGGTGGTGATCGCCGTGAAGGCGCCCGCGCTGGCCGGCGTGGCCGAACGCATCGGGCCGCTGATCGGGCCCGACACCCTCGTGCTGGTCGCAATGAACGGCGTGCCGTGGTGGTTTCTCGAAGGCGGCTTCGGCGGCGAGATCACGGGGCGCCGGCTCGCGGCGGTCGACCCCGAAGGCGCGATTGCCAAGGCCATTCCGGCGCACAACGTCATCGGCTGCGTGGTGCACGCGAGCTGTTCGCTCGACGGGCCCGGCGTGGTGCGGCATCACTTCGGCAACGGGCTGATCGTGGGCGAGCCTTCTGGCGAAGCCACCCCGCGCGTGCAGAAACTGGTCGAGCTGCTCAAGAGCACCGGCATCGACACCACGCTGTCGCCGCAGATCCAGAAGGACGTGTGGTTCAAGCTGTGGGGCAACATGACGGTGAACCCGATCAGCGCGCTGACCGGCGCTACCACCGACCTGATCATGGGCGACGACTACGTGCGTGGCTTCATCTCGGCCGTGATGCTCGAAGCCAAGGAAATCGGCCGGCGCATCGGCATCGAGATCACGCAGAGCCCGGAAGACCGGCATGCGGTGACGATGAAGCTGGGCGCGTTCAAGACCTCGATGCTGCAGGACGTGGAAGCCGGGCGCTCGGTGGAGCTGGATGCGCTGGTGACGGTGGTGCGCGAACTGGGTGTGCTGACGGGCGTGGCCACGCCGTTCACGGATGCGCTGCTGGGGCTGGCGCGGTTGAGGACGCGGCAGCTCGGGCTTTATTGA
- a CDS encoding class II aldolase/adducin family protein, translating to MNTATAAPTASSLVHPNLHPDERAAREELAACYRVFAMLGWVEMIYNHITVRLPDSVTGGEKQFLINPFGLHYSEVTASNLVKIDLHGKVLDGSTHKVNPAGFVVHAAIHDGLPGAHCVMHTHTTAGVAVACLQGGLQQTNFYTAQLHDMVAYHDFEGITIHADEGPRLLKSIGNRNAVILRNHGLLAWGQTLPQTFAILWTLQRACEIQMATFSMGAAIPVSEDIAQRCTRDALQFSPEHGAGQDVFNALVRQVDRIDPSYRN from the coding sequence ATGAACACCGCCACAGCCGCGCCAACCGCCTCCTCGCTGGTCCATCCCAACCTGCATCCCGACGAGCGCGCCGCGCGCGAAGAGCTTGCCGCCTGCTACCGCGTGTTCGCGATGCTGGGCTGGGTCGAGATGATCTACAACCACATCACGGTGCGGCTGCCCGACAGCGTGACGGGCGGCGAGAAGCAGTTCCTCATCAACCCCTTCGGCCTGCACTACAGCGAGGTCACGGCCAGCAACCTCGTGAAGATCGATCTGCACGGCAAGGTGCTCGACGGGTCCACGCACAAGGTGAACCCGGCCGGCTTCGTGGTGCATGCCGCCATTCACGATGGCCTGCCCGGCGCGCACTGCGTGATGCACACGCACACAACAGCCGGCGTGGCCGTGGCCTGCCTGCAGGGCGGCCTGCAGCAGACCAACTTCTATACCGCCCAGTTGCACGACATGGTGGCGTACCACGACTTCGAGGGCATCACGATCCATGCCGACGAAGGCCCGCGCCTGCTCAAGAGCATCGGCAACCGCAACGCGGTGATCCTGCGCAACCACGGCCTGCTGGCCTGGGGCCAGACGCTGCCGCAGACCTTCGCGATTCTCTGGACGCTGCAGCGCGCCTGCGAGATCCAGATGGCGACCTTCTCGATGGGCGCGGCCATTCCGGTGAGCGAGGACATCGCACAGCGCTGCACGCGCGACGCGCTGCAGTTCAGCCCTGAGCACGGCGCCGGACAAGACGTGTTCAATGCGCTGGTGCGGCAGGTGGACCGCATCGACCCGAGCTACAGAAACTGA
- a CDS encoding Bug family tripartite tricarboxylate transporter substrate binding protein yields MPISRRQLLQTTSASALLASIGQQAFAQAHPPQLDTARIITGFSAGGTSDVTCRRVATKLSPGYATSSVVVENRTGAGGQIAISYVKGQPADGSTMLQTPTSMLTIYPHIYKKLPYDPVADLAPVSLACVFDFGFAVGPAVPASVKTVPEFLAWAKANPAGANFGSPAAGSTPHFIGALLAKNADITLQHVAYRGTQPAMLDLLGGSVSAVSGPIGDITQHLASGKVRILGTSGTKRSRFAPDVPTLVEQGLKDMAFSEWFGFFLPAKASHEVVARLNAAMKQAIASKDVVDGLAGIGLEAMSSSPAELAELLKKDTAMWAPIVKKIGFTADA; encoded by the coding sequence ATGCCGATTTCACGCCGCCAGCTTCTTCAGACCACGAGCGCATCCGCGCTGCTCGCCAGCATCGGCCAGCAGGCCTTTGCACAAGCCCATCCGCCGCAGCTCGACACCGCGCGCATCATCACGGGCTTTTCGGCCGGTGGCACCTCCGACGTCACCTGCCGCCGCGTCGCCACCAAGCTGAGCCCTGGCTATGCCACGAGTTCGGTGGTGGTCGAGAACCGCACCGGGGCGGGCGGGCAGATCGCCATCTCGTACGTGAAGGGCCAGCCTGCCGATGGTTCGACCATGCTGCAGACGCCGACCTCGATGCTCACGATCTACCCGCACATCTACAAGAAGCTGCCGTACGACCCGGTGGCCGACCTGGCGCCGGTCTCGCTGGCCTGCGTGTTCGACTTCGGCTTCGCGGTCGGCCCGGCCGTGCCGGCCAGCGTGAAGACGGTGCCCGAGTTCCTGGCCTGGGCCAAGGCCAACCCGGCGGGTGCCAATTTCGGCTCGCCCGCCGCGGGCTCCACGCCGCACTTCATCGGCGCGCTGCTCGCCAAGAACGCCGACATCACGCTGCAGCACGTGGCCTATCGCGGCACACAGCCGGCCATGCTGGACCTGCTGGGCGGCAGCGTCTCGGCCGTGTCCGGCCCCATCGGCGACATCACGCAGCACCTGGCCAGCGGCAAGGTGCGCATCCTCGGCACCTCGGGCACCAAGCGCAGCCGCTTCGCGCCCGACGTGCCGACGCTGGTCGAACAAGGCCTGAAGGACATGGCCTTCAGCGAATGGTTCGGCTTTTTCCTGCCCGCCAAGGCCTCGCACGAAGTGGTGGCGCGACTGAACGCCGCCATGAAGCAGGCCATCGCGTCGAAGGACGTGGTCGACGGGCTCGCCGGCATCGGGCTGGAAGCGATGTCGTCCTCGCCCGCCGAGCTGGCCGAACTGCTCAAGAAAGACACCGCCATGTGGGCGCCGATCGTCAAGAAGATCGGCTTCACGGCCGACGCCTGA
- the ilvD gene encoding dihydroxy-acid dehydratase, which yields MTTPTDPTPKRFRSATIREGTIRATTRSFLHALGQDDEDIARPHIGVFHTGGEMSPCNLNLREQAQHAKTGIYAGGGTPHECPVVSISDGLTMAHSGMRFSLVSRELIADSVEASTRGHQWDGIFAIGACDKNLPGLMMGMVRCNVPSVFVHGGSALPGQMPGPDGRDLNVVDTYETIGKVLAGTATHDELDAMSRACLPTAGACAGQFTANTMGMVSEALGLAPIGSSMVPAVFSERAPLMRRAAKNLMKAVMGDSPLPRDIVTRKALENACAVVSATGGSTNAALHLPAIAHEAGIKFHLDDVAEVFARTPLIADLRPGGQYLARDVFYIGGAGVILRTLLEQGFLHGDVLTFTGRTMAEELASALAPDGRVVREAGNPITRDGGLAVLKGNLCPDGALLKTAGLKALVFRGPARVFNSEEEAQTAVQNRRYEAGDVIVIRNEGPKGSPGMREMLGITALLYGQGMGDKVALLTDGRFSGATRGLCIGYAGPEAADGGPIAALRDGDVIAIDARAEARSISVELGAEEIAARLAGRKVNAGIAQGGVLEKYALTVRPAHQGAVTHSGAVTWLRDES from the coding sequence ATGACCACGCCAACCGATCCGACGCCCAAGCGCTTTCGCTCCGCCACCATCCGCGAAGGCACGATCCGCGCGACCACGCGCAGCTTCCTGCACGCGCTGGGGCAGGACGACGAGGACATCGCGCGTCCGCACATCGGCGTGTTCCATACGGGCGGCGAAATGAGCCCGTGCAACCTCAACCTGCGCGAGCAGGCGCAGCATGCCAAGACCGGCATCTACGCGGGCGGCGGCACGCCGCACGAATGCCCGGTGGTGTCGATCAGCGACGGGCTGACCATGGCGCATTCGGGCATGCGCTTCTCGCTGGTCTCGCGCGAGCTGATCGCCGACAGCGTGGAAGCCTCCACGCGCGGGCACCAGTGGGACGGCATTTTCGCCATCGGTGCCTGCGACAAGAACCTGCCGGGCCTGATGATGGGCATGGTCCGCTGCAACGTGCCGAGCGTGTTCGTGCACGGCGGCTCGGCGCTGCCGGGGCAGATGCCGGGGCCGGACGGCCGCGACCTGAACGTGGTCGACACCTACGAGACCATCGGCAAGGTGCTGGCCGGCACCGCCACGCACGACGAACTCGATGCCATGAGCCGCGCCTGCCTGCCCACGGCCGGCGCGTGCGCGGGGCAGTTCACGGCCAACACGATGGGCATGGTGTCCGAGGCGCTGGGCCTGGCGCCCATCGGTTCGAGCATGGTGCCGGCCGTGTTCAGCGAACGCGCGCCATTGATGCGCCGCGCGGCAAAGAATCTCATGAAAGCGGTGATGGGCGACAGCCCGCTGCCGCGCGACATCGTCACGCGCAAGGCGCTGGAGAACGCCTGCGCGGTGGTCTCCGCCACGGGCGGCTCGACCAATGCCGCGCTTCACCTGCCGGCGATTGCGCACGAGGCCGGCATCAAGTTTCACCTCGACGACGTGGCCGAAGTGTTCGCGCGCACGCCGCTCATCGCCGACCTGCGCCCGGGCGGCCAGTACCTGGCGCGCGACGTGTTCTACATCGGCGGTGCTGGCGTCATCCTGCGCACGTTGCTGGAGCAGGGCTTCCTGCACGGCGACGTGCTCACTTTTACCGGCCGCACGATGGCCGAAGAACTTGCAAGCGCCCTCGCCCCCGATGGCCGCGTCGTGCGCGAGGCCGGCAACCCGATCACGCGCGACGGCGGCCTGGCGGTGCTCAAGGGCAACCTCTGCCCCGACGGTGCGCTGCTCAAGACGGCGGGCCTGAAGGCGCTGGTGTTTCGCGGCCCGGCGCGCGTCTTCAACTCCGAAGAAGAAGCGCAGACCGCCGTGCAGAACCGCCGCTACGAAGCGGGCGACGTGATCGTGATCCGCAACGAGGGCCCCAAGGGCAGCCCCGGCATGCGCGAGATGCTGGGCATCACCGCCCTGCTCTATGGCCAGGGCATGGGCGACAAGGTCGCGCTGCTGACCGACGGCCGTTTCTCGGGCGCCACGCGCGGCCTGTGCATCGGCTATGCGGGGCCCGAAGCGGCCGATGGCGGCCCGATCGCGGCATTGCGCGACGGCGACGTGATCGCCATCGACGCGCGGGCCGAGGCACGCTCGATCTCGGTCGAACTGGGCGCGGAGGAAATCGCCGCACGGCTGGCCGGCCGCAAAGTCAACGCAGGCATCGCCCAAGGCGGCGTGCTCGAAAAATATGCACTCACCGTGCGCCCGGCCCACCAGGGCGCCGTGACCCATTCGGGCGCGGTCACGTGGCTGCGCGACGAGTCCTGA
- a CDS encoding ester cyclase — protein sequence MGGATQGATSQQEANRQTVLAFYEKGLNQKDADAALQYVGNRYVQHNPTAADGPEGFRKFVAFLREKFPKSHSDIKRSFVDGDYVILHVNAVREPGTRGSAIVDIFKLENGKIVEHWDVVQPVPETAANKNGMF from the coding sequence ATGGGCGGTGCCACGCAAGGTGCCACCTCGCAACAGGAAGCCAACCGCCAGACCGTGCTCGCCTTCTACGAGAAGGGCCTGAACCAGAAGGACGCCGACGCGGCCCTGCAGTACGTGGGCAACCGCTACGTGCAGCACAACCCCACGGCCGCCGATGGCCCCGAGGGCTTTCGCAAGTTCGTCGCCTTCCTGCGCGAGAAGTTTCCCAAGTCGCACAGCGACATCAAGCGCAGCTTCGTCGATGGCGACTACGTGATCCTGCATGTGAACGCGGTGCGCGAGCCGGGCACGCGCGGCAGCGCCATCGTCGACATCTTCAAGCTCGAGAACGGCAAGATCGTCGAGCACTGGGACGTGGTGCAACCCGTTCCCGAAACCGCCGCCAACAAGAACGGCATGTTCTGA
- the hpaI gene encoding 4-hydroxy-2-oxoheptanedioate aldolase → MQTPTNTFKQALQAGKPQIGLWVGLADGYAAEILAGTGYDWLLVDGEHAPNDVRSVLAQLQGISSAWSAQPEAEHSHPVVRIPVGDTTLIKQYLDIGAQTLLVPMVDTAEQAARLVQGMRYPPEGIRGMGSALARASRWQAYPNYLHEANAQTCLLVQAETVEAMKNLDAIAATPGVDGVFIGPADLSASMGFVGQPNHPEVQAVIADAIARILKAGKAPGILSTTEEQARKWLAAGALFVAVGVDTIVLAAAAKQLLAKYRNSAKTDAVNGY, encoded by the coding sequence ATGCAAACACCCACCAACACCTTCAAGCAGGCCCTGCAGGCCGGCAAGCCCCAGATCGGCCTGTGGGTCGGCCTGGCCGACGGCTATGCGGCCGAGATCCTGGCCGGCACCGGCTACGACTGGCTGCTGGTCGACGGCGAGCACGCGCCCAACGACGTGCGCTCGGTGCTCGCGCAACTGCAGGGCATCTCCAGCGCGTGGTCGGCGCAGCCCGAGGCCGAGCACTCGCACCCGGTTGTCCGCATTCCCGTGGGCGACACCACGCTCATCAAGCAGTACCTGGACATCGGCGCGCAGACGCTGCTGGTGCCGATGGTCGACACAGCCGAGCAGGCCGCGCGGCTGGTGCAGGGCATGCGCTATCCCCCCGAAGGCATTCGCGGCATGGGCAGCGCGCTGGCACGCGCCTCGCGCTGGCAGGCCTATCCCAACTACCTGCACGAGGCCAATGCACAGACCTGCCTGCTGGTGCAGGCCGAGACGGTCGAGGCGATGAAGAACCTCGACGCCATCGCGGCCACGCCGGGCGTGGATGGCGTGTTCATCGGGCCGGCCGACCTGTCGGCCTCGATGGGCTTCGTGGGTCAGCCCAACCACCCCGAGGTGCAGGCCGTGATCGCCGATGCCATCGCGCGCATCCTGAAGGCCGGCAAGGCGCCAGGCATTCTGTCGACCACCGAGGAGCAGGCGCGCAAATGGCTTGCGGCCGGCGCGCTGTTCGTGGCGGTGGGCGTGGACACCATCGTGCTCGCGGCAGCGGCCAAGCAACTGCTGGCGAAGTACAGGAACTCGGCGAAGACCGACGCTGTCAACGGCTACTGA
- the hpaH gene encoding 2-oxo-hept-4-ene-1,7-dioate hydratase, translating into MLSKATIAQLAAELHESEKSRVQVEHFSKRFPEMTIEDGYAISREWVKNKIAEGRIVKGHKIGLTSRAMQQSSQIDEPDYGTLLDDMFFEQGGDIPFKRFIAPRVEVELAFILGKKLQGPNVTIFDVLAATDYVVPAIEIIDARIEQFDRHTKAPRKVFDTIADNAANAGIVLGGRPVKPDAVDLRWVSALLYKNGVIEETGVAAGVLNHPATGVAWLANKLAPWDECLEAGEVVLGGSFTRPTNAVPGDTFHADYGPLGAISFRFV; encoded by the coding sequence ATGCTGTCCAAAGCCACCATCGCCCAACTGGCCGCCGAACTGCACGAAAGCGAAAAGTCGCGCGTGCAGGTCGAGCATTTCTCCAAGCGCTTTCCCGAGATGACCATCGAAGATGGCTACGCCATCTCGCGCGAGTGGGTGAAGAACAAGATCGCCGAAGGCCGCATCGTGAAGGGCCACAAGATCGGCCTGACCTCGCGCGCCATGCAGCAGTCCAGCCAGATCGACGAGCCCGACTACGGCACGCTGCTGGACGACATGTTCTTCGAGCAGGGCGGCGACATCCCGTTCAAGCGCTTCATCGCGCCGCGCGTCGAGGTCGAGCTGGCCTTCATCCTGGGCAAGAAACTGCAGGGCCCGAACGTGACCATCTTCGACGTGCTGGCCGCCACCGACTACGTGGTGCCCGCCATCGAGATCATCGACGCGCGCATCGAGCAGTTCGACCGGCACACCAAGGCGCCGCGCAAGGTGTTCGACACCATCGCCGACAACGCGGCCAATGCGGGCATCGTGCTCGGCGGCCGGCCGGTGAAGCCCGATGCGGTCGACCTGCGCTGGGTGAGCGCGCTGCTCTACAAGAACGGCGTGATCGAGGAGACCGGCGTGGCGGCGGGCGTGCTCAACCACCCCGCCACCGGCGTGGCATGGCTCGCGAACAAGCTCGCGCCGTGGGACGAATGCCTGGAAGCCGGCGAAGTGGTGCTGGGCGGCTCGTTCACGCGGCCCACCAACGCAGTGCCGGGCGACACGTTCCATGCCGACTACGGCCCTCTCGGCGCCATCTCCTTCCGCTTCGTCTGA
- a CDS encoding 5-carboxymethyl-2-hydroxymuconate Delta-isomerase translates to MPHLVILYTPNIEAETDISALCRTLADTMLKQRDEADKPVFPIGGTRVLAYPAAHYAVADGKADYAFVYLNIRMAPGRSEAVKKKAGDELLADVRAHFAPIFDKRHIGITLQIDESPGQVYDGKHSNLHPLFNKS, encoded by the coding sequence ATGCCCCACCTGGTGATCCTGTACACGCCCAACATCGAAGCCGAGACCGACATCTCGGCGCTGTGCCGCACGCTGGCCGACACCATGCTCAAGCAGCGCGACGAAGCCGACAAGCCGGTGTTTCCCATCGGCGGCACACGCGTGCTGGCCTACCCCGCCGCGCACTACGCGGTGGCCGACGGCAAGGCCGACTACGCCTTCGTGTACCTCAACATCCGCATGGCGCCAGGGCGCTCCGAGGCGGTGAAGAAAAAGGCCGGTGACGAACTGCTGGCCGACGTGCGCGCGCATTTCGCGCCGATCTTCGACAAGCGGCACATCGGCATCACGCTGCAGATCGACGAAAGCCCCGGGCAGGTGTACGACGGCAAGCACAGCAACCTGCACCCCCTGTTCAATAAGTCATAA
- a CDS encoding extradiol ring-cleavage dioxygenase translates to MSLVFAGVCSHAPGITGRSHLADPAVKDEFHAQFHRFGEAMRATKPDAVIVIAAEHFANFFMNNMPAYAIGMADSYEGPIEDPKWLGIEKHKIPGDAALSQRLIREVMQTVDVAYAEEWKFDHGIMVPLNFLTPKFDTRIIPVNINCQGPPLTPLHRAWAFGEALRRACDKAPERIALVGTGGISHWPATPDSGKVNAEWDAEFMRRWCANDREALLSQADYNDEATYREAGQGGFEIRTFLSVAAAARGKGEILHMKAIPIFAVTCTAAVMSVE, encoded by the coding sequence ATGAGTCTGGTTTTTGCAGGCGTGTGCAGCCACGCCCCCGGCATCACGGGCCGCTCCCATCTGGCCGACCCTGCCGTGAAGGACGAGTTCCACGCGCAGTTCCACCGCTTCGGCGAGGCGATGCGTGCCACGAAGCCCGACGCGGTGATCGTCATCGCGGCCGAGCACTTCGCGAACTTCTTCATGAACAACATGCCGGCCTATGCGATCGGCATGGCCGACAGCTACGAAGGTCCGATCGAAGACCCGAAGTGGCTCGGCATCGAGAAGCACAAGATCCCCGGTGACGCGGCACTCTCGCAGCGCCTGATCCGCGAAGTGATGCAGACGGTGGACGTGGCCTACGCGGAAGAATGGAAGTTCGACCACGGCATCATGGTGCCGCTGAACTTCCTCACGCCGAAGTTCGACACCAGGATCATCCCGGTGAACATCAACTGCCAGGGCCCGCCGCTCACGCCGCTGCACCGCGCCTGGGCCTTCGGCGAGGCATTGCGCCGCGCCTGCGACAAGGCGCCCGAGCGCATTGCGCTGGTGGGCACCGGCGGCATCTCGCACTGGCCGGCCACGCCCGACTCGGGCAAGGTCAATGCCGAGTGGGATGCCGAGTTCATGCGCCGCTGGTGCGCCAACGACCGAGAAGCATTGCTCTCGCAGGCCGACTACAACGACGAGGCCACCTACCGCGAAGCGGGCCAGGGCGGCTTCGAGATCCGCACCTTCCTGAGCGTGGCCGCCGCCGCGCGCGGCAAGGGCGAGATCCTCCACATGAAGGCCATTCCGATCTTCGCGGTGACCTGCACGGCCGCCGTGATGTCGGTGGAATGA
- a CDS encoding aromatic ring-opening dioxygenase subunit LigA has protein sequence MSLYAMQKFLFALNREAEVQRRYAEGGDTRAVLLAGYDLDDEEREAIGTGNIGKLYVLGCNGQLLMHFAPLLGIAWADYLEAMREGVRKYGPVRAGIYAMTTGTDEKVAGV, from the coding sequence ATGAGCCTCTATGCGATGCAGAAATTTTTGTTCGCGCTCAACCGCGAAGCGGAGGTGCAGCGCCGCTATGCCGAAGGCGGCGACACGCGCGCGGTGCTGCTCGCCGGCTACGACCTCGATGACGAGGAACGCGAAGCCATCGGCACCGGCAACATCGGCAAGCTCTACGTACTCGGCTGCAACGGCCAGTTGCTGATGCACTTCGCGCCACTGCTCGGCATTGCATGGGCCGACTACCTCGAAGCCATGCGTGAAGGCGTGCGCAAGTACGGTCCGGTACGCGCCGGCATCTACGCAATGACAACAGGCACAGACGAAAAGGTGGCGGGCGTATGA
- a CDS encoding tripartite tricarboxylate transporter substrate binding protein, translating to MQRRTLLQGAAALAALPSLARAQAAWPNKPVRVIVPFTPGGTTDFVARLVGVELSKALGQPVIIDNKPGAGTVIGVDAAAKAAPDGYTFVCVANSFTANQTLIRKLPYDTQKDLRPVALMGMSEHVLATHPNSGLKTLADLRNAAKAKPGTLSFASFGNGTSAHLSGEMLKQQMALDIVHVPYKGQGPALTDLLGGQVTMMFGNWPEFRSHVQNGKLIALGMATAQRSQYAPSIPTLAEQGVAIESNSWNGLLAPSGTPDAIVQRMNAEVNRALAGPVVSEAFHKGGIASLSGTPERFAAFIQSEIAKYGDVIRKANIQIEG from the coding sequence ATGCAACGCCGCACACTGCTGCAAGGCGCAGCAGCCCTCGCGGCACTGCCCTCGCTGGCGCGCGCGCAGGCGGCGTGGCCCAACAAGCCGGTCCGCGTGATCGTGCCCTTCACGCCCGGCGGCACCACCGACTTCGTGGCGCGGCTCGTGGGCGTGGAACTGTCGAAGGCGCTGGGCCAGCCCGTCATCATCGACAACAAGCCCGGCGCAGGCACGGTGATCGGCGTCGATGCGGCCGCCAAGGCCGCGCCCGACGGCTACACCTTCGTCTGCGTGGCCAACAGCTTCACGGCCAACCAGACGCTGATCCGCAAGCTCCCCTACGACACGCAGAAAGACCTGCGCCCGGTCGCGCTCATGGGCATGTCGGAGCACGTGCTCGCCACGCACCCGAACAGCGGACTGAAAACACTGGCCGACCTGCGCAACGCAGCCAAGGCCAAGCCGGGCACGCTGAGCTTTGCCTCTTTCGGCAACGGCACCTCGGCGCACCTGTCGGGCGAAATGCTCAAGCAGCAGATGGCCCTGGACATCGTGCACGTGCCCTACAAGGGACAAGGCCCGGCGCTGACCGACCTGCTCGGCGGCCAGGTGACGATGATGTTCGGCAACTGGCCCGAGTTCCGCAGCCACGTGCAGAACGGCAAGCTCATTGCACTGGGCATGGCGACCGCGCAACGCTCGCAGTACGCGCCTTCCATACCCACACTGGCCGAACAGGGTGTGGCCATCGAGTCCAATTCGTGGAACGGCCTGCTGGCGCCCAGCGGCACGCCCGATGCCATCGTGCAACGCATGAACGCCGAGGTGAACCGTGCGCTCGCGGGGCCGGTGGTGAGCGAGGCCTTCCACAAGGGCGGCATTGCGTCGCTGTCGGGCACGCCGGAGCGCTTCGCGGCTTTCATCCAGAGCGAGATCGCGAAGTACGGCGACGTGATCCGCAAGGCCAACATCCAGATCGAGGGCTGA